The following are encoded together in the Sediminitomix flava genome:
- a CDS encoding Crp/Fnr family transcriptional regulator: protein MANSAKLRAFFETDFPLNKEGLEELFTAFQTEIYTKNELILRNGDSERQLRFLNSGNIREYYATTDKETNINFYTSPQFITDFSAFNNNTKTKKYQECLSEVELKILDKEVFLNLLEKYQCGKSFIDLTFQRLLEQKEQHEFDRLTKSADELYQDILKNHPNWLHKIPQYHIASYLGVTPETLSRIRKRIS from the coding sequence ATGGCTAATTCGGCTAAACTTAGAGCATTTTTTGAAACAGATTTCCCTCTTAACAAAGAAGGACTAGAGGAGCTTTTTACAGCTTTTCAAACAGAGATTTATACTAAAAATGAATTGATTTTGAGAAATGGAGACTCTGAACGCCAGCTTCGTTTTTTGAATAGTGGAAATATACGAGAGTATTATGCGACTACTGATAAAGAAACGAATATCAATTTCTATACTTCCCCTCAGTTTATCACTGACTTTTCTGCATTCAATAACAATACAAAAACTAAAAAATATCAAGAGTGTCTTTCAGAAGTCGAATTGAAAATATTGGACAAAGAAGTATTCTTAAATCTGTTGGAAAAATATCAGTGTGGAAAATCTTTTATTGACCTCACCTTCCAACGTTTATTGGAGCAAAAAGAACAACATGAATTTGATCGCCTAACCAAATCGGCAGACGAACTTTATCAAGATATTCTGAAAAATCATCCTAATTGGCTCCATAAAATTCCTCAATATCATATAGCCTCTTACTTAGGAGTTACACCCGAAACACTGAGCAGAATCCGCAAACGTATTTCTTGA
- a CDS encoding exonuclease SbcCD subunit D C-terminal domain-containing protein, translating to MKILHTADLHLGHRFIELSQQEEQQAFLDWLVQYVDNQKIDLLLISGDVFDTPHPSNATTRMYYKFLIDIHRTHCKKVVITAGNHDAASTINAPKEILEMLDIYVVGKAPSSEAINEEVFSITVEDEEVIVAAVPFLRDQDIRKAMAGQQFEEIGDKYKKALIEHYDAVAEYCQSINTNQVPVIAMGHLFSIGGSTSTSDSERNVYVGGLGDIGSDDFSTVFDYVALGHLHRCQKIDKEHIRYSGSPYVLSFSEVHHDKKVIVLHLEDKQIKEIEEVAVPTFRNISVVRGNLEECLEALEQIPSTTDTLKPWVEVVVKTENNNYTLSSAINEKAETLPLEVLKVSLSRSKKEKKISREMSLQEVKELKVEDAFQLLCEQQDIDLQSRSDLNDAFLEIYRSIQE from the coding sequence ATGAAGATTTTACATACTGCAGATTTACACCTCGGACACCGTTTTATAGAGCTGTCTCAACAAGAAGAACAGCAAGCTTTTTTAGACTGGTTAGTACAATATGTTGACAATCAAAAGATAGATCTCCTACTCATTTCGGGAGATGTATTTGACACACCACATCCTTCAAATGCAACGACAAGAATGTATTATAAATTCTTGATTGATATCCACCGAACGCATTGTAAGAAAGTTGTGATTACAGCAGGAAACCATGATGCAGCGAGTACAATTAATGCCCCAAAAGAAATTTTAGAAATGCTTGATATCTATGTGGTTGGTAAAGCACCATCTTCAGAAGCTATCAATGAAGAAGTTTTTTCAATCACGGTGGAAGATGAAGAAGTAATTGTAGCGGCAGTACCCTTTCTTCGAGATCAAGATATCCGAAAAGCAATGGCAGGACAGCAGTTTGAGGAGATTGGAGATAAATACAAAAAAGCACTTATTGAGCATTATGATGCCGTAGCTGAATACTGTCAAAGTATAAATACCAATCAAGTTCCTGTAATTGCGATGGGACACCTTTTTTCTATTGGTGGGTCTACTTCAACTTCTGATAGCGAGCGTAATGTGTATGTAGGAGGCTTGGGCGATATTGGTTCGGACGATTTCTCAACGGTATTTGATTATGTAGCACTAGGGCATTTACACCGTTGTCAGAAAATTGATAAAGAGCACATTCGCTATTCGGGTTCTCCTTATGTTTTGAGTTTTAGTGAAGTTCATCACGATAAAAAAGTCATCGTATTACATCTAGAAGACAAGCAGATAAAAGAAATTGAAGAGGTAGCTGTACCTACTTTTCGTAATATCTCAGTCGTTAGAGGTAACTTAGAAGAATGCTTGGAAGCGCTCGAACAGATTCCTTCAACTACAGATACACTCAAACCTTGGGTAGAAGTAGTCGTCAAAACCGAGAACAATAACTATACACTTTCTTCAGCCATCAATGAAAAAGCGGAGACTTTGCCTTTAGAAGTCCTCAAAGTTTCGTTGAGCAGAAGTAAAAAAGAAAAGAAAATCAGTCGTGAAATGAGCCTTCAAGAGGTGAAAGAATTGAAAGTTGAAGATGCTTTCCAATTGCTATGCGAGCAACAAGACATTGATCTCCAAAGCAGATCAGATCTCAATGATGCCTTCCTAGAAATTTACCGTTCCATTCAAGAATAA
- a CDS encoding AAA family ATPase codes for MKILKIELQNINSLKSNKPIEIDFREEAFSDTNLFAITGRTGAGKSTLLDAITIALYGKVPRLTAQEKLVDVVSRGAGNAFSAVTFENEGKEYRAYWSIRLTTKTGKALTTPKEEVQLSCGEEILESQKLTSYYNKIKEVVKLEYPQFLKSMLLAQGDFDAFLSANENTRGELLQKITGNDIYLKIGEKVGARISEEKKKLDELEQGINTEDLLSEEDLLKNQNRLKQIPEDQNVLKEKIQHIDKQLQVFKRQDEQKQKRIALENDEQKLEEKRLEILPIIGKLSKHQKAFPFSSLIDLSERHTKDKAEKTLLTAKKNKSIQTKKELQERLNTEFQEAQQKLKDAEVQAEEWQPKYKEISELEVQIKEKRTVVIALREKKDKLNSEHQKEANQLSENQKNEQSTLKKIEELEGFIKTHQSLEAVEKELPHWVNQIKNFEAEEDSFKATQNLLLDAEKKTKNTQTLVTEVEQKITALAAKRVLNQQEETSLKEKIGDQNSADLSQKNSKLTQQFQVLNTLETHAKDFQKHSAEIQLLTEKQTEKIAQIKQFEVDLNKARAEKENAKEHLEDKKKIYELKRQVLNYEDERKKLKVGEACFVCGSKEHPFVDHNEEKEAFSATELDKISAEIAEWEKKYDQFYKAENSLDKDLGIAQNDLKNQQNSVLEFEARINELRSYFTENTAFKIEELDRIQAEKTKISSELQQIKTRLDQLTELEKKLKSILDTKEQFQNEENKYLSEKGVAEQQLATSKAEFAHLNTQLKTLENKKQKIFQTLIENCQQYQIAFTTVNELSDLVKEKQNALSCYTEKKEKLRKKQEDIRNFHTEKQGIQKQIESIKKQLQEEEEKEQSTVKEGKKLASQRNSLLAKEITLENENRRINLQVTNVKATFEEKRTTSEKNKTEIENEKSALVVLEQELKKHTTDLEDVEKQLTQLLQESEFSAISEVKEHLLSIQQAEDFRSQKETFTEFETATKTKKKQLEEEEENLNALLEAIKEDKETLEESKKHHEETQDDLLTEKGKIEEQIRKDQELKKRNESLFKKIETQKTVHKKWLELRAVLGGSKDSFNKYVQHLTLKNLLQLANIHLEQMNDRYTLEINEIEFSTTTKGEITLKNYLNFSVIDHHQADTVRKVNTASGGEKFMISLSLALGLSDLSSKNVQIDSLFIDEGFGTLDDKSLDEVLTALDALQTQGKTIGVISHVGNLHDRITTQIQVIKEGNGVSRVEIKA; via the coding sequence ATGAAAATCCTAAAAATCGAACTTCAAAATATTAATTCTCTGAAATCAAATAAGCCTATCGAGATTGATTTCAGAGAAGAAGCTTTTAGTGATACCAATCTTTTTGCAATTACAGGACGAACAGGAGCGGGAAAATCTACATTGCTAGATGCGATCACGATTGCTCTGTACGGAAAAGTGCCTCGTCTGACTGCTCAAGAAAAACTTGTAGATGTAGTGAGTAGAGGGGCTGGAAATGCTTTTTCAGCGGTTACATTCGAGAATGAAGGCAAAGAATATCGGGCATATTGGTCTATCCGTCTTACCACAAAAACAGGAAAAGCCCTTACCACTCCCAAAGAAGAAGTACAACTTTCTTGCGGAGAAGAAATCTTGGAAAGTCAAAAACTAACGTCTTACTACAACAAAATAAAAGAAGTCGTTAAGCTCGAATATCCGCAATTCTTAAAGTCGATGCTTTTGGCGCAAGGCGATTTTGATGCTTTTTTGAGTGCCAATGAAAATACAAGAGGAGAATTACTCCAAAAGATTACAGGAAATGATATTTACCTCAAAATTGGGGAAAAAGTGGGTGCGAGAATCTCAGAAGAGAAAAAGAAACTTGATGAACTAGAGCAAGGCATCAATACAGAAGATTTACTTTCTGAAGAAGACCTACTGAAAAATCAGAATCGCTTGAAGCAGATTCCTGAAGACCAAAATGTACTCAAAGAGAAAATCCAACATATAGATAAGCAGCTTCAAGTTTTCAAGCGTCAAGACGAACAAAAACAGAAGCGAATCGCGCTAGAAAATGACGAGCAAAAGCTTGAAGAAAAACGTCTAGAAATTTTGCCAATCATCGGCAAACTTTCAAAACATCAGAAAGCGTTTCCTTTTTCTAGTCTAATTGATTTATCGGAAAGACATACAAAAGATAAGGCAGAGAAAACGCTTTTAACTGCTAAAAAAAATAAAAGTATTCAGACAAAAAAAGAGTTACAAGAGCGTTTGAATACTGAATTTCAAGAAGCACAACAAAAACTGAAGGATGCTGAAGTACAAGCCGAAGAGTGGCAGCCTAAGTACAAAGAAATTTCTGAGCTTGAAGTTCAAATCAAAGAGAAAAGAACTGTCGTAATTGCACTACGAGAGAAAAAGGATAAACTCAATTCGGAGCATCAAAAAGAAGCAAATCAACTTTCAGAAAATCAGAAAAATGAGCAATCAACACTGAAAAAGATTGAGGAATTAGAAGGTTTTATCAAGACTCATCAGTCGCTTGAAGCTGTTGAAAAAGAGCTTCCGCATTGGGTAAATCAAATCAAAAATTTTGAAGCAGAAGAGGATTCTTTTAAGGCTACCCAAAACTTACTTTTAGATGCTGAAAAGAAAACCAAAAACACTCAAACCCTAGTAACAGAGGTTGAGCAAAAAATCACAGCCCTAGCCGCTAAAAGAGTATTAAATCAGCAAGAAGAAACAAGTCTTAAAGAAAAAATTGGAGATCAAAATTCGGCTGATTTATCCCAAAAGAATAGCAAGTTGACTCAGCAGTTTCAAGTGCTAAATACCTTAGAAACTCATGCAAAGGATTTCCAAAAGCATAGCGCAGAAATTCAACTTTTGACTGAGAAGCAAACTGAAAAGATAGCTCAGATCAAGCAATTTGAAGTTGACTTAAACAAGGCTAGAGCTGAAAAGGAAAATGCGAAAGAGCATTTGGAAGACAAAAAGAAAATCTATGAGCTGAAACGTCAAGTTCTCAATTATGAAGATGAACGAAAGAAGCTAAAAGTAGGTGAAGCTTGTTTTGTTTGTGGTTCAAAAGAACATCCTTTTGTAGATCATAACGAAGAAAAAGAAGCTTTTTCAGCAACTGAACTTGATAAGATTTCAGCTGAAATAGCAGAGTGGGAAAAGAAATACGATCAGTTTTACAAGGCTGAAAATAGCTTAGACAAAGACTTAGGAATTGCTCAGAATGATTTAAAAAATCAGCAAAATTCAGTACTAGAGTTCGAGGCTAGAATCAATGAACTGAGAAGCTATTTTACCGAAAATACAGCTTTTAAAATTGAAGAACTCGACAGAATACAAGCGGAAAAGACTAAGATTTCTTCAGAGCTTCAGCAAATCAAAACAAGGCTAGATCAGCTCACAGAACTTGAGAAAAAGCTAAAATCTATTTTGGATACCAAAGAACAATTCCAAAATGAAGAAAATAAATATTTGAGTGAAAAAGGAGTAGCAGAACAACAATTAGCAACATCAAAAGCTGAGTTTGCACACCTCAACACTCAGTTAAAGACGCTTGAAAATAAAAAGCAGAAGATTTTCCAAACGCTAATAGAAAACTGTCAACAATATCAGATTGCATTCACGACAGTAAATGAACTTTCTGATTTGGTGAAGGAAAAGCAAAATGCACTTTCATGCTATACTGAGAAAAAAGAAAAGCTACGCAAAAAACAAGAAGACATCCGAAATTTCCATACGGAAAAACAAGGTATTCAGAAGCAAATAGAAAGTATAAAAAAGCAACTTCAAGAGGAAGAGGAAAAAGAGCAAAGTACAGTAAAGGAAGGGAAAAAATTAGCGAGTCAGCGTAATAGCTTGTTGGCAAAGGAAATCACCTTGGAAAATGAAAATCGACGAATCAATTTACAAGTAACGAATGTCAAAGCTACTTTTGAAGAGAAACGAACGACAAGCGAAAAGAATAAGACAGAAATCGAAAATGAGAAGTCTGCTTTAGTCGTTTTGGAACAAGAGCTTAAAAAACATACCACGGACTTGGAAGATGTAGAAAAGCAGTTGACGCAACTTTTACAAGAGTCAGAATTTAGTGCAATCTCAGAAGTAAAAGAGCATTTGTTGAGCATTCAGCAAGCTGAAGATTTCCGAAGTCAGAAAGAAACTTTTACCGAATTTGAGACTGCGACAAAAACGAAAAAGAAGCAGTTAGAAGAGGAAGAAGAAAATCTAAATGCCTTATTAGAAGCGATAAAAGAAGATAAAGAGACTCTTGAAGAGAGTAAAAAGCATCATGAAGAGACGCAAGATGATTTACTGACTGAAAAAGGTAAGATTGAAGAGCAAATCAGAAAAGATCAAGAACTGAAAAAACGAAACGAAAGTCTTTTCAAGAAAATTGAGACACAGAAAACAGTTCATAAAAAATGGCTAGAATTGAGAGCTGTTCTTGGTGGTTCAAAAGACTCTTTCAATAAGTATGTACAACATCTGACTTTGAAAAATCTCTTACAGTTGGCTAATATTCATCTCGAACAAATGAATGATAGATATACTTTAGAGATCAATGAAATCGAATTTTCTACAACTACAAAAGGAGAGATTACATTGAAAAACTACCTTAATTTCTCTGTTATCGATCACCATCAAGCGGATACAGTCCGAAAGGTAAATACAGCTAGTGGAGGTGAGAAATTCATGATCAGTTTGTCATTGGCATTAGGACTTTCCGATTTGTCGAGTAAAAATGTCCAAATAGATTCACTCTTTATCGATGAAGGATTTGGAACTCTTGATGACAAATCGTTGGATGAAGTTCTTACGGCTTTGGATGCACTTCAAACGCAAGGGAAAACCATTGGCGTGATTTCCCATGTTGGTAATCTACACGATAGAATCACTACCCAAATTCAAGTAATCAAGGAAGGAAATGGCGTGAGTCGTGTTGAGATTAAGGCTTGA
- a CDS encoding GNAT family N-acetyltransferase, translated as MSTSITEITPEQTWGLRQRVMWPNKPLDYVKLSADQHGKHYGLWQNDNLVSVVSLFINGHEAQFRKLATEVIEQGNGFGSSLLSFAMEQAQANGVKKIWCNARLDKISFYKDFGLELTNETYEKDGVDYVIMEKAIMN; from the coding sequence ATGTCAACATCTATCACTGAAATTACCCCTGAACAGACGTGGGGATTAAGACAGCGTGTAATGTGGCCTAACAAGCCTCTTGATTATGTGAAGCTTTCAGCAGACCAGCATGGAAAGCACTACGGCCTTTGGCAAAATGATAACCTTGTGTCTGTTGTTTCTCTTTTTATCAATGGACATGAAGCACAATTTCGTAAACTTGCTACTGAAGTAATAGAGCAAGGCAATGGCTTTGGATCTTCTTTACTCTCTTTTGCGATGGAGCAAGCTCAAGCAAATGGTGTGAAAAAAATATGGTGTAATGCCCGATTAGATAAGATCTCTTTCTACAAAGATTTTGGTCTAGAATTGACCAACGAGACTTACGAAAAAGACGGCGTTGACTATGTTATTATGGAAAAGGCAATAATGAATTAG
- a CDS encoding NUDIX hydrolase yields MKIPVGLKRTATLCVLKHGQKFLLLKRLKEPNKDMYTPVGGKLDPFESPLKAAIRETFEETGIEVKHMKYCGLLTESSPTKYNWTNYVYLAEIDMMAPPPCNEGTLKWIDFSEVLSVPTPKTDWFIYKYILEERHFSFNAEFDENIELLSMVEEIEEIEVYRKK; encoded by the coding sequence ATGAAAATTCCTGTTGGACTGAAGCGAACAGCTACCCTGTGTGTGTTAAAACATGGTCAGAAGTTTTTACTTTTAAAAAGACTCAAAGAACCAAATAAAGATATGTATACCCCAGTTGGGGGAAAACTCGATCCTTTCGAAAGTCCGTTAAAAGCGGCGATTCGTGAAACATTTGAAGAAACTGGGATTGAGGTGAAACACATGAAATATTGTGGATTGCTTACAGAAAGTTCTCCTACAAAATATAACTGGACAAACTACGTCTATTTGGCGGAAATCGATATGATGGCACCTCCTCCATGTAATGAAGGAACGCTCAAATGGATTGACTTTAGTGAAGTTCTTTCAGTTCCAACACCTAAAACCGATTGGTTTATTTATAAATATATTCTTGAAGAAAGACACTTTTCATTCAATGCAGAGTTTGATGAGAATATAGAATTACTTTCTATGGTAGAGGAGATAGAAGAGATTGAAGTTTATAGAAAGAAATAA
- a CDS encoding MBL fold metallo-hydrolase — MYQVRKLFLDGDIPMNCYFIEREGKCFVVDPGYQKETIRAYVEEHKLEVIGILLTHAHIDHIEALDCFDVPIYVHELEYEILFDDELNGFGYFGKQKTYDLSKMEVIKITEDTVFDLAGHQITVMLTPGHTKGGVCYKIEHDMYVGDTLFEGSVGRWDRPTANLDDLKTSVIKLIDSQPDHIIIHPGHGRSSTIGVERAINPFYKEWKYESMS; from the coding sequence ATGTACCAAGTCCGAAAATTATTCCTTGATGGAGATATCCCGATGAACTGTTATTTTATTGAACGCGAAGGGAAATGTTTTGTAGTTGATCCTGGCTATCAGAAAGAGACGATCAGAGCTTATGTGGAAGAGCATAAACTAGAAGTAATCGGGATTTTATTGACCCATGCACATATCGATCATATTGAGGCATTAGACTGTTTTGATGTTCCGATCTACGTTCATGAATTGGAGTATGAAATTCTCTTTGATGATGAACTTAATGGCTTCGGATACTTCGGAAAACAGAAGACTTATGACCTTAGTAAAATGGAAGTTATCAAGATTACAGAAGATACTGTATTTGATTTAGCTGGTCATCAAATAACAGTAATGCTAACCCCTGGTCATACAAAAGGTGGCGTTTGTTATAAGATAGAACACGATATGTATGTGGGCGACACGCTCTTTGAAGGCTCCGTTGGGCGATGGGATAGACCTACTGCAAATTTAGATGATTTGAAGACTTCTGTTATAAAATTGATTGACTCCCAACCTGACCATATAATCATACATCCGGGGCATGGCAGAAGTAGTACTATTGGAGTTGAGAGAGCTATAAACCCATTTTACAAAGAATGGAAGTATGAGTCTATGTCTTAA
- a CDS encoding alpha-amylase yields MKMKSLCYALGMSALMLTNCNQDVDLQPEASLQPNSSNARTAPLPPGGGIMMQGFYWDVPAGGNWWNTVKGKMSSWSSAGITSVWLPPVSKAQNGTFSMGYDPFDYFDFGDYNQMGSTETRFGSRQELESLIQTAHSNQIDVIADIVLNHNSGGALEANPFTGTNTWTDFNPASGKFYRSYNDFHPNATVNNDEGIFGGFPDLSHSQTYVQDWLWKRSDGVGKYYKNTLGFDGWRFDYVKGFGPWVVREWNNHVGGFSVGELWDANVGYLDWWTNEANSSAFDFACYYKMDEAFDGNDMTKLTQDMLWKRDPYQAVTFVANHDTDIIWDKMLAYAYILTHEGYPCIFYRDYEEWLNKNKLNNLMWIHGNLATGNTSILHADNDEYVARRNGSNGNPGLVVYLNDSDYWQERWIETNWSNTQIKDYTGHSGWQPWTQSGKWVKIQAPPHSYSVWSVVGR; encoded by the coding sequence ATGAAAATGAAAAGTCTATGTTATGCATTGGGCATGTCTGCCTTAATGCTAACAAACTGTAATCAGGATGTTGACTTGCAACCTGAAGCATCACTACAACCCAACTCTTCAAACGCTCGTACTGCACCTTTACCTCCGGGAGGAGGAATCATGATGCAAGGCTTTTATTGGGACGTTCCTGCTGGTGGAAACTGGTGGAATACCGTAAAAGGAAAAATGAGTAGTTGGTCATCTGCTGGAATCACCTCTGTTTGGCTACCTCCTGTTTCAAAAGCTCAAAACGGCACATTCTCTATGGGATATGATCCTTTTGACTATTTTGATTTTGGAGATTACAATCAAATGGGTTCTACAGAAACACGTTTTGGGTCTCGTCAAGAATTAGAAAGTCTAATTCAAACTGCACACAGTAATCAGATCGATGTAATTGCAGACATTGTCTTAAACCACAACAGTGGAGGGGCATTAGAAGCAAACCCTTTCACAGGAACTAACACATGGACTGATTTTAATCCCGCATCTGGAAAGTTCTATCGTTCTTACAATGATTTTCACCCCAATGCTACCGTCAACAATGACGAAGGTATATTCGGAGGTTTCCCTGACTTGAGTCACAGTCAAACTTATGTACAAGATTGGTTATGGAAAAGAAGTGATGGTGTTGGTAAATATTACAAAAACACCTTGGGCTTTGATGGTTGGCGATTTGACTACGTGAAAGGTTTTGGACCTTGGGTAGTTCGTGAATGGAACAATCACGTAGGTGGTTTTTCTGTGGGAGAACTTTGGGATGCCAATGTTGGATACCTAGACTGGTGGACAAATGAAGCCAATAGTTCTGCTTTTGACTTTGCCTGTTACTACAAAATGGATGAAGCTTTCGATGGAAATGACATGACAAAGCTAACACAAGATATGCTTTGGAAAAGAGATCCTTATCAAGCTGTAACCTTTGTAGCAAACCACGACACTGATATTATTTGGGACAAAATGTTAGCTTATGCATACATCTTGACACATGAAGGTTACCCTTGTATCTTCTACAGAGATTATGAAGAATGGCTAAACAAAAACAAGCTCAATAATCTGATGTGGATTCATGGCAATTTAGCGACAGGTAATACCTCTATTCTTCATGCAGATAATGACGAATATGTTGCTCGTAGAAATGGTTCTAATGGAAACCCTGGTTTAGTCGTATATCTAAATGACTCTGATTATTGGCAAGAGCGTTGGATTGAAACCAATTGGAGTAATACGCAAATCAAGGATTACACAGGACATTCTGGATGGCAACCTTGGACGCAGTCTGGAAAATGGGTAAAAATACAAGCTCCACCTCATAGTTACTCTGTGTGGTCGGTAGTAGGAAGATAA